From the Corallococcus silvisoli genome, one window contains:
- a CDS encoding AmpG family muropeptide MFS transporter has product MPNSSLLTVLKSRRIWLLMAVGFASGLPLWLTGVTLSAWMKNEGVNLKTIGIFSLVALPYTFKVLWAPLMDRYTLPFLGRRRGWMLLTQVLLMGAIAAMGLVNPKDAPVAMACMAVVVTFLSASQDIVADAWRTDSLTMEERGLGNSIYVTGYRLGMLVAGGLAFILSDHLGWSRTYYVMGVLMGVGVLATLLAPEPQSVRPPRNLADAVVRPFVDYFRRKYALGVLAFLVLYKLGDAIAASMVTPFYIELGFSNTEIGALSKTLGMLATIGGGLIGGLLMVKLSMRRALFIFGAAQGITNLAFMALALVGKNDVMLASTIAVDNVCTGLGVTAFAAFLMSLCHKSFSATQYALLSALGTIANRLIGSVSGYLATWMGWPTFFGFTAVAAIPALVLLMFLPENAAQPVEEEPPSAPEAMPPTAPSVAAAR; this is encoded by the coding sequence ATGCCCAATTCCTCGCTTCTCACCGTCTTGAAGAGCCGGCGCATCTGGCTCCTGATGGCCGTCGGCTTCGCGTCCGGCCTCCCCCTGTGGTTGACCGGCGTCACGCTGTCCGCGTGGATGAAGAACGAGGGGGTGAACCTCAAGACCATCGGCATCTTCAGCCTGGTGGCGCTGCCCTACACCTTCAAGGTGCTGTGGGCGCCGCTGATGGACCGCTACACCCTGCCCTTCCTGGGCCGCCGCCGCGGCTGGATGCTGCTCACGCAGGTGCTGCTCATGGGCGCCATCGCGGCCATGGGGCTCGTCAACCCGAAGGACGCGCCGGTGGCCATGGCGTGCATGGCCGTGGTGGTGACGTTCCTGTCCGCCAGCCAGGACATCGTCGCGGACGCGTGGCGCACGGACAGCCTCACGATGGAGGAGCGCGGGCTCGGCAACTCGATCTACGTCACCGGCTACCGGCTGGGCATGCTCGTCGCGGGCGGGCTCGCGTTCATCCTGTCGGACCACCTGGGCTGGTCCCGGACGTACTACGTGATGGGCGTGCTCATGGGCGTGGGCGTGTTGGCCACGCTGCTGGCCCCAGAGCCGCAGAGCGTCCGGCCCCCGCGCAACCTGGCGGACGCGGTGGTGCGGCCCTTCGTGGACTACTTCCGCCGCAAGTACGCGCTGGGGGTGCTGGCGTTCCTGGTGCTCTACAAGCTGGGAGACGCCATCGCCGCCAGCATGGTGACGCCGTTCTACATCGAGCTGGGCTTCTCCAACACGGAGATTGGCGCGCTCAGCAAGACGCTGGGGATGTTGGCCACCATCGGAGGCGGCCTGATAGGCGGACTGCTGATGGTGAAGCTCAGCATGCGCCGCGCGCTCTTCATCTTCGGCGCCGCGCAGGGCATCACCAACCTGGCCTTCATGGCGCTGGCGCTGGTGGGCAAGAACGACGTGATGCTCGCGAGCACCATCGCCGTGGACAACGTGTGCACGGGCCTGGGCGTGACCGCGTTCGCGGCGTTCTTGATGTCGCTGTGCCACAAGAGCTTCAGCGCCACGCAGTACGCGCTGCTGTCCGCGCTGGGCACCATCGCCAACCGGCTCATCGGCTCCGTGTCCGGCTACCTGGCGACGTGGATGGGCTGGCCCACCTTCTTCGGCTTCACCGCCGTGGCGGCCATCCCCGCGCTGGTGCTGCTGATGTTCCTGCCCGAGAACGCGGCCCAACCCGTGGAGGAGGAGCCCCCCTCCGCGCCAGAGGCCATGCCGCCCACGGCGCCCTCCGTCGCCGCCGCGCGCTGA
- a CDS encoding NUDIX hydrolase — translation MPREASSGGIVIRFQEGAWEVAVIRPHGRHLWALPKGHVDPGETPEQTARREVREETGLSVALLAPLGEIRYVYQFRGQRIFKRVHFFLFRYEAGELGPLPGPRVEVDEVRWLPLEGLIPALGYKGEKAVAGRALRWMRAQGLAPGAPPSVEGKEPA, via the coding sequence ATGCCGCGCGAGGCGTCCTCAGGAGGCATCGTCATTCGCTTCCAGGAGGGCGCCTGGGAGGTGGCGGTCATCCGTCCGCACGGGCGGCACCTGTGGGCGCTGCCCAAGGGGCACGTGGATCCGGGAGAGACGCCGGAGCAGACCGCGCGCCGCGAGGTGCGGGAGGAGACGGGGCTCTCCGTGGCGCTGCTCGCGCCGCTGGGGGAGATCCGCTACGTCTACCAGTTCCGCGGGCAGCGCATCTTCAAGCGCGTCCACTTCTTCCTCTTCCGCTACGAGGCGGGAGAGCTGGGGCCGCTGCCGGGGCCGCGCGTGGAGGTGGACGAGGTGCGCTGGCTGCCCTTGGAAGGGCTGATTCCGGCGCTGGGGTACAAGGGTGAGAAGGCCGTCGCCGGCCGGGCGCTGCGGTGGATGCGCGCCCAGGGCCTGGCGCCCGGGGCTCCTCCCTCCGTGGAGGGGAAGGAGCCGGCGTAG
- the groL gene encoding chaperonin GroEL (60 kDa chaperone family; promotes refolding of misfolded polypeptides especially under stressful conditions; forms two stacked rings of heptamers to form a barrel-shaped 14mer; ends can be capped by GroES; misfolded proteins enter the barrel where they are refolded when GroES binds), whose protein sequence is MAKDIIFEVRARDAILRGVNILADAVKVTLGPKGRNVVIEKSFGSPTITKDGVTVAKEIELENKFENMGAQMVKEVASKTSDVAGDGTTTATVLAQAIFREGAKLVAAGHNPMDIKRGIDKAVAAITAELKTLAKPTKGNKEIAQVGTISANGDTTIGQIIADAMEKVGKEGVITVEEAKGLDTTLDVVEGMQFDRGYLSPYFVTDPERMEVVLNDPLILINEKKISSMKDLLPILEQVARAGKPLLIIAEEVEGEALATLVVNKIRGVLNVAAVKAPGFGDRRKAMLEDIATLTGGRMIAEDLGIKLDTLTLQDLGRAKRVTIDKDNTTIVDGAGSQSEIEARVKQIRAQVEDTTSDYDREKLQERLAKLVGGVAVINVGAATETEMKEKKARVEDALNATRAAVEEGVVPGGGVAYIRCLKALDTLKVGDGEKSGVDIIRRSVEEPLRQIVGNGGLEGSVVVNKVKEGTGAYGFNAATGTYEDLLAAGVIDPAKVSRTALQNAASVASLMLTTEAMVAERPKADDDKGAAGGGMGGMGGMGGMGGMGM, encoded by the coding sequence ATGGCGAAGGACATCATTTTCGAAGTGCGCGCGCGCGACGCCATCCTGCGCGGCGTGAACATCCTGGCCGACGCGGTCAAGGTGACCCTGGGGCCCAAGGGCCGCAACGTCGTCATCGAGAAGAGCTTCGGCTCCCCCACCATCACGAAGGACGGCGTGACGGTGGCGAAGGAAATCGAACTGGAGAACAAGTTCGAGAACATGGGCGCCCAGATGGTCAAGGAGGTCGCCTCCAAGACGTCGGACGTCGCCGGTGACGGCACCACCACGGCCACCGTGCTGGCGCAGGCCATCTTCCGCGAGGGCGCGAAGCTGGTCGCCGCGGGCCACAACCCGATGGACATCAAGCGCGGCATCGACAAGGCCGTCGCCGCCATCACCGCCGAGCTGAAGACGCTGGCGAAGCCGACCAAGGGCAACAAGGAAATCGCCCAGGTTGGCACCATCTCCGCCAACGGCGACACCACCATCGGCCAGATCATCGCGGACGCGATGGAGAAGGTCGGCAAGGAGGGCGTCATCACGGTGGAAGAGGCCAAGGGCCTGGACACCACCCTGGACGTCGTCGAGGGCATGCAGTTCGACCGCGGCTACCTGTCCCCGTACTTCGTGACGGATCCGGAGCGCATGGAGGTCGTGCTGAACGACCCCCTCATCCTCATCAACGAGAAGAAGATCTCGTCGATGAAGGACCTGCTGCCCATCCTGGAGCAGGTGGCGCGCGCCGGGAAGCCGCTGCTCATCATCGCGGAGGAGGTCGAGGGCGAGGCCCTGGCCACCCTGGTGGTGAACAAGATCCGCGGCGTGCTGAACGTGGCCGCGGTGAAGGCGCCGGGCTTCGGCGACCGCCGCAAGGCCATGCTCGAGGACATCGCGACCCTCACCGGCGGCCGGATGATCGCCGAGGACCTGGGCATCAAGCTGGACACGCTGACGCTCCAGGACCTGGGCCGCGCGAAGCGCGTGACCATCGACAAGGACAACACGACCATCGTCGATGGCGCGGGTAGCCAGTCCGAAATCGAGGCGCGCGTGAAGCAGATCCGCGCGCAGGTGGAGGACACCACCAGCGACTACGACCGTGAGAAGCTCCAGGAGCGCCTCGCGAAGCTCGTGGGCGGCGTGGCCGTCATCAACGTGGGCGCCGCGACCGAGACGGAGATGAAGGAGAAGAAGGCCCGCGTGGAGGACGCGCTCAACGCGACCCGCGCGGCCGTCGAGGAGGGCGTGGTGCCCGGCGGCGGCGTCGCCTACATCCGCTGCCTCAAGGCGCTGGACACCCTGAAGGTCGGCGACGGCGAGAAGTCCGGCGTGGACATCATCCGCCGCTCCGTCGAGGAGCCGCTGCGTCAGATCGTCGGCAACGGCGGCCTGGAGGGCAGCGTGGTGGTGAACAAGGTCAAGGAGGGCACGGGCGCCTACGGCTTCAACGCCGCGACCGGGACCTACGAGGACCTGCTGGCCGCCGGCGTCATCGACCCGGCCAAGGTGAGCCGCACCGCGCTGCAGAACGCCGCGTCGGTCGCCTCGCTGATGCTCACCACGGAGGCCATGGTCGCCGAGCGCCCGAAGGCGGACGACGACAAGGGCGCCGCGGGCGGTGGCATGGGCGGCATGGGTGGCATGGGCGGTATGGGCGGCATGGGCATGTAG
- a CDS encoding caspase family protein translates to MSNGPVRHRAPGRTPPVQLRRTRAVVASIPAWVSAVVRGLRAPGQRAAPFIASARAWLPLLVVAWVSTAHADTLHRFALIAGNDAGGADTRPLSYARGDARKMHDLLTRLGGVAPSDAKLLLNNDAKDFLLALSELEQRARAAQARGERTALFVYYSGHAKDGALRLGDSRLAFDALKRRLADAPVDIRIAILDSCRSGALTRTKGARKAPAFDVESGAARDARGVVILTSSAADEDSQESDALGGSYFSHHLASGLLGDADRSGDGRVTLFEAYSHAYARTVADTADSSAGPQHPTFSYDLAGNGDLVLTDLRASAEGLVVPGSAPAGSYYFVDPGGLVVAELDKAEDAERRVALAPGTYRVKRRLSDRLRIGEVEVTRGRTTVLQEPRLKDAPFSDDPVKGAARDRGSWWAFGLTGGLQSFFDPEVRQSLFLSVPLFGAEAELHDYFRRDWIWGFDAVVGGTKSVLALPTLAGPAYRYSVVNVGTSLTAEWPLGRVAPFVGARVAYLVMNRRFDDAAFPDQHFAMVSPGLVTGARFRLTPRVQLTARSRLQYLQYTVDAQRSLGYWELAALLTYEP, encoded by the coding sequence ATGAGCAACGGCCCCGTCAGACACCGCGCGCCGGGACGGACACCGCCTGTCCAGCTCCGCCGGACGCGAGCCGTGGTGGCCTCCATCCCCGCGTGGGTGTCGGCCGTCGTGCGGGGCCTTCGCGCGCCAGGACAAAGAGCGGCCCCCTTTATCGCGAGCGCGCGCGCATGGCTTCCCCTGCTCGTGGTCGCCTGGGTGTCCACCGCCCACGCGGACACGCTGCACCGCTTCGCGCTCATCGCGGGCAACGACGCAGGCGGAGCGGACACGCGGCCCTTGAGCTACGCGCGCGGCGATGCGCGCAAGATGCACGACCTGCTCACGCGGCTGGGCGGTGTCGCGCCGTCCGACGCGAAGCTCCTGCTGAACAACGACGCGAAGGACTTCCTCCTCGCGCTGTCGGAGCTGGAGCAACGGGCGCGCGCGGCGCAGGCGCGAGGCGAGCGCACCGCGCTGTTCGTCTACTACTCCGGACATGCGAAGGACGGCGCGCTGCGCCTGGGTGACTCCCGGCTGGCCTTCGACGCGCTCAAGCGCCGGTTGGCCGACGCCCCCGTGGACATCCGCATCGCCATCCTGGACTCGTGCCGCTCCGGCGCGCTCACGCGCACCAAGGGCGCGCGCAAGGCCCCCGCCTTCGACGTGGAGTCCGGCGCGGCGCGCGATGCCCGCGGCGTCGTCATCCTCACCTCCAGCGCCGCGGACGAGGACTCCCAGGAGTCGGACGCGCTGGGTGGCAGCTACTTCTCCCACCACCTGGCGAGCGGGCTGCTGGGCGACGCGGACCGCAGCGGCGATGGGCGCGTGACGCTCTTCGAGGCCTATTCGCACGCCTACGCGCGCACCGTCGCGGACACCGCCGACAGCAGCGCGGGCCCCCAGCACCCCACCTTCAGCTACGACCTCGCGGGCAACGGCGACCTCGTCCTCACCGACCTGCGCGCGAGCGCCGAGGGGCTGGTCGTGCCCGGCAGCGCCCCGGCGGGCTCGTACTACTTCGTGGATCCAGGCGGCCTCGTCGTCGCGGAGCTGGACAAGGCCGAGGACGCGGAGCGCCGCGTGGCCCTGGCTCCCGGCACGTACCGCGTGAAGCGCCGGCTCAGTGACCGGCTGCGCATTGGCGAGGTGGAGGTCACTCGCGGCCGGACCACCGTGTTGCAGGAGCCGCGGCTGAAGGACGCCCCCTTCTCCGACGATCCCGTGAAGGGCGCGGCGCGGGACCGGGGCTCCTGGTGGGCCTTCGGGCTCACCGGAGGCCTCCAGTCCTTCTTCGACCCGGAAGTGCGCCAGTCGCTCTTCCTCTCCGTGCCCCTCTTCGGCGCGGAGGCCGAGCTGCACGACTACTTCAGACGCGACTGGATCTGGGGCTTCGACGCGGTGGTGGGCGGCACGAAGAGCGTGCTGGCGCTGCCCACGCTCGCGGGGCCGGCCTACCGGTACTCCGTGGTGAACGTGGGCACCAGCCTCACCGCCGAGTGGCCCCTGGGCCGCGTCGCGCCCTTCGTGGGCGCGCGGGTCGCGTACCTGGTCATGAACCGCCGGTTCGACGACGCGGCGTTCCCGGATCAGCACTTCGCCATGGTGTCGCCGGGACTGGTGACCGGAGCGCGCTTCCGGCTCACGCCCCGCGTGCAGCTCACCGCGCGAAGCCGCCTGCAGTATCTCCAATACACGGTCGATGCGCAGCGCTCCCTGGGGTACTGGGAGCTGGCGGCGCTCCTCACGTACGAGCCATGA
- the pgm gene encoding phosphoglucomutase (alpha-D-glucose-1,6-bisphosphate-dependent), which produces MAHPSAGKPLSRDLLIDPEKLRAQYYDDTPDASVAEHRVAFGTSGHRGSAARRSFNEPHILAVVQALCEYRKQQGYDGPLFLGMDTHALSEPAQRTTLEVLAAHGVEVRYTDGATPTPVISHAILTYNRGRTSGLADGIVITPSHNPPEDGGIKYNPPNGGPADTQVTSRVEKRANELMAAGNQGVQRVPYERARASATVKAYDFITPYVADLANVVDLEAIRGAKLHLGADPLGGSNLDYWAPLARKYGLDLTVVNPTVDPTFGFMPADHDGKIRMDCSSPYAMANLVKLKDQYALAFGNDTDSDRHGIVTRSQGLMNPNHYLAVAISYLFRNRPGWKADAAVGKTLVSSSLIDRVAKDLGRRVVEVPVGFKWFVDGLLDGSLGFGGEESAGASFLRRDGTVWTTDKDGIILDLLAAEILARTGKDPGQHYQDLAKTFGAPLYTRIDQPATSAQKAALKKLTPEAVKATSLAGEPILQRLTRAPGNNAELGGLKVTTENGWFAARPSGTEDVYKIYAESFRDQAHLDTIVQEARAIVGEAFAGK; this is translated from the coding sequence ATGGCCCACCCCTCCGCTGGCAAGCCCCTTTCGCGCGACCTGCTCATCGACCCCGAGAAGCTGCGCGCGCAGTACTACGACGACACGCCCGACGCGTCCGTGGCCGAGCACCGCGTCGCCTTCGGCACCTCCGGGCACCGCGGGAGCGCCGCGCGCCGCAGCTTCAACGAGCCGCACATCCTCGCGGTGGTGCAGGCCCTGTGCGAGTACCGCAAGCAGCAGGGCTATGACGGTCCGCTGTTCCTGGGCATGGACACCCACGCATTGTCGGAGCCCGCCCAGCGCACCACGCTGGAGGTGCTGGCCGCCCACGGCGTCGAGGTCCGCTACACGGACGGCGCCACGCCCACGCCGGTCATCTCCCACGCCATCCTCACGTACAACCGGGGTCGAACGAGCGGGCTCGCGGACGGCATCGTCATCACCCCGTCCCACAACCCGCCGGAGGACGGCGGCATCAAGTACAACCCGCCCAACGGCGGCCCCGCGGACACCCAGGTCACCTCGCGGGTGGAGAAGCGCGCCAACGAGCTGATGGCCGCGGGCAACCAGGGCGTCCAGCGCGTCCCCTACGAGCGGGCGCGCGCCAGCGCCACGGTGAAGGCCTACGACTTCATCACCCCGTACGTGGCGGACCTGGCGAACGTGGTGGACCTGGAGGCCATCCGGGGCGCGAAGCTCCACCTGGGCGCGGATCCGCTGGGGGGCTCCAACCTGGACTACTGGGCGCCGCTCGCGCGGAAGTACGGCCTGGACCTGACGGTGGTGAACCCCACGGTGGACCCCACCTTCGGCTTCATGCCCGCGGACCACGACGGGAAGATCCGCATGGACTGCTCGTCGCCGTACGCGATGGCGAACCTGGTGAAGCTCAAGGACCAGTACGCGCTCGCCTTCGGCAATGACACGGACTCCGACCGCCACGGCATCGTCACCCGCAGCCAGGGGCTGATGAACCCCAACCACTACCTCGCCGTCGCCATCAGCTACCTGTTCCGCAACCGGCCGGGCTGGAAGGCGGACGCGGCGGTGGGCAAGACGCTGGTGAGCAGCAGCCTCATCGACCGCGTGGCGAAGGACCTGGGCCGCCGCGTGGTGGAGGTGCCGGTGGGCTTCAAGTGGTTCGTGGACGGGCTGCTGGACGGGTCGCTGGGCTTCGGCGGCGAGGAGAGCGCCGGCGCGTCCTTCCTGCGCCGCGACGGCACCGTGTGGACCACCGACAAGGACGGCATCATCCTGGACCTGCTCGCGGCGGAGATCCTCGCGCGCACCGGCAAGGACCCCGGCCAGCACTACCAGGACCTGGCGAAGACGTTCGGCGCGCCGCTGTACACGCGCATCGATCAGCCGGCCACGTCCGCGCAGAAGGCCGCGCTGAAGAAGCTGACGCCGGAGGCCGTGAAGGCCACGTCGCTCGCGGGGGAGCCCATCCTCCAGCGCCTCACCCGCGCGCCGGGCAACAACGCGGAGCTGGGCGGGCTCAAGGTGACGACGGAGAACGGCTGGTTCGCCGCGCGCCCGTCCGGCACGGAGGACGTCTACAAGATCTACGCGGAGAGCTTCCGCGACCAGGCGCACCTGGACACCATCGTCCAGGAGGCGCGCGCCATCGTCGGAGAGGCGTTCGCCGGAAAGTAG
- the rpoZ gene encoding DNA-directed RNA polymerase subunit omega, which produces MARVTVEDCLPYVDNRFALVLLGAKRARQLMAGARPILETSKNKPPVLALREVATQRVKFDRDVREALSGKYVGEEAKK; this is translated from the coding sequence ATGGCCCGCGTTACCGTTGAAGACTGCCTCCCCTACGTGGACAACCGGTTCGCGCTGGTGCTGCTGGGCGCCAAGCGCGCGCGCCAGCTGATGGCCGGCGCCCGGCCCATCCTGGAGACCTCCAAGAACAAGCCGCCCGTGCTCGCCCTGCGCGAGGTCGCCACCCAGCGCGTGAAGTTCGACCGCGACGTGCGCGAGGCGCTCTCCGGCAAGTACGTGGGCGAGGAAGCCAAGAAGTAG
- a CDS encoding SDR family oxidoreductase — protein sequence MGGASVSGPVLVTGPTGNVGRAVVRALLAEGVAVRAAVKSPEHATSLLKEMDGDVAPVPLDFLRPETFLPALEGVRGVFLMRPPAISHAEGALNAFIDAAAAQGVKQVVFLSMAGAEKRSWAPHRAVEEHLKRASVGWTLLRPAFFAQNLGDAYREDIRQDGRLYMPAGHGKVAFVDVRDMGEVAARALLDTSLRDRAFTLTGQEAVTFGEVASVLSEVLGRPIRYVPASVPGYVHHLHQRRLSWGQLGMQTLMHVGLRFGKAEQVNPTLTNLLGRPTRTVRQYIEDHAPLWR from the coding sequence ATGGGAGGGGCGTCCGTGAGCGGGCCGGTGCTGGTGACCGGGCCCACGGGCAACGTGGGGCGCGCGGTGGTGCGGGCGCTGCTGGCGGAAGGGGTGGCGGTGCGCGCGGCGGTGAAGTCGCCGGAGCACGCCACGTCGCTGCTCAAGGAGATGGACGGGGACGTGGCGCCGGTCCCGCTGGATTTCCTGCGGCCGGAGACGTTCCTTCCCGCGCTGGAGGGCGTGCGGGGCGTGTTCCTGATGCGGCCGCCGGCCATCTCCCACGCGGAAGGGGCGCTCAACGCGTTCATCGACGCGGCCGCGGCGCAGGGCGTGAAGCAGGTGGTGTTCCTGTCCATGGCGGGCGCGGAGAAGCGCTCATGGGCGCCGCACCGCGCGGTGGAGGAGCACCTGAAGCGCGCGTCCGTCGGGTGGACGCTGCTGCGTCCGGCGTTCTTCGCTCAGAACCTGGGGGACGCGTACCGCGAGGACATCCGGCAGGACGGCCGGCTCTACATGCCCGCGGGCCACGGCAAGGTGGCCTTCGTGGACGTGCGCGACATGGGCGAGGTGGCTGCGCGGGCGCTGCTGGACACATCCCTGCGCGACCGCGCCTTCACCCTCACCGGGCAGGAGGCGGTCACGTTCGGCGAGGTGGCGTCGGTGCTGTCGGAGGTGCTGGGCCGGCCCATCCGCTACGTGCCCGCTTCGGTGCCTGGCTACGTGCACCACCTGCACCAGCGCCGGCTGTCGTGGGGACAGCTGGGCATGCAGACCCTGATGCACGTGGGCCTGCGGTTCGGGAAGGCGGAGCAGGTGAACCCCACGCTCACCAACCTCCTGGGCCGCCCCACGCGCACGGTGCGCCAGTACATCGAGGACCACGCGCCGCTCTGGCGCTGA
- the grxC gene encoding glutaredoxin 3 → MKPVKIYTTTYCGFCVRAKDLLKRKGVAYEEVDVTGDDDAREKLVEMSNGQRTVPQIFIGDTHVGGYSDLAQLDKEQRLDPLLQG, encoded by the coding sequence ATGAAACCCGTGAAGATCTACACGACGACCTACTGTGGCTTTTGCGTGCGCGCCAAGGACCTGCTCAAGCGCAAGGGCGTGGCGTACGAGGAGGTCGACGTCACCGGCGACGACGACGCCCGCGAGAAGCTGGTGGAGATGAGCAACGGCCAGCGCACCGTGCCGCAGATCTTCATCGGCGACACGCACGTGGGCGGCTATTCGGACCTGGCGCAGCTGGATAAGGAGCAGCGGCTGGACCCCCTGCTCCAGGGCTAG
- a CDS encoding DoxX family protein, with protein sequence MDVKTVLQYLLAVSMVGAGVNHFLNPRVYMRMMPAYLPRPKELVLLSGVAEVLLGVFLVVPATTRLAAWGLVALFVAVFPANLHMALHPERFRKLPPALLWLRLPLQGVLILWALWYV encoded by the coding sequence ATGGATGTGAAGACAGTCCTGCAGTACCTGCTCGCGGTGTCCATGGTCGGCGCGGGGGTGAACCACTTCCTCAACCCCCGCGTGTACATGCGCATGATGCCGGCGTACCTGCCCCGCCCGAAGGAGCTGGTGCTGCTCAGCGGCGTGGCGGAGGTGCTGCTGGGCGTGTTCCTGGTGGTGCCCGCCACGACGCGGCTGGCGGCCTGGGGGCTGGTGGCGCTCTTCGTGGCGGTGTTCCCCGCGAACCTCCACATGGCCCTGCACCCGGAGCGGTTCCGGAAGCTTCCCCCGGCCCTGCTCTGGCTGCGGCTGCCGCTGCAGGGGGTGCTCATCCTGTGGGCGCTCTGGTACGTCTGA
- the groES gene encoding co-chaperone GroES — translation MKIRPLQDRLIIKRVAEENKTKGGLFIPDTAKEKPLEGKVVAVGNGKVLEDGKVRAMDIKAGDTILFSKYAGTEIKLDGEDHLILREEDVLGIIEK, via the coding sequence ATGAAGATTCGTCCCCTGCAGGATCGGCTCATCATCAAGCGCGTCGCCGAGGAGAACAAGACCAAGGGCGGCCTCTTCATCCCCGACACGGCGAAGGAGAAGCCGCTCGAGGGCAAGGTCGTGGCGGTCGGCAACGGCAAGGTGCTGGAGGACGGCAAGGTGCGCGCCATGGACATCAAGGCGGGCGACACCATCCTGTTCAGCAAGTACGCGGGCACGGAGATCAAGCTGGACGGCGAGGATCACCTGATCCTCCGCGAAGAGGACGTGCTGGGCATCATCGAGAAGTGA
- a CDS encoding DUF4384 domain-containing protein, which yields MSAHESTWTLRRLHAGELPALEATRAREHADACERCGATLRSFAEAQASFEAEVPFERFEAGVERAREKQPQARSEPAPSTRWVRPLMAVAASVGVLVLARPMLERGGVSDPVAGNRLKGGASAELRIGGGGEPQRVASVDAPEGLRPGERVRLGYSAEAFRYVAALSVDAQGEVTPLYPESGDSLSVEPGAGQHWLPESVEFTGAGAERVVLVLTDTPVSMDTLSDAARKAFAAAGRDVTRMAPLDVAGAQTQWVLLKP from the coding sequence ATGAGCGCGCACGAGTCGACCTGGACATTGCGTCGCCTGCACGCCGGCGAGCTGCCCGCCCTGGAAGCCACCCGCGCCCGGGAGCACGCCGACGCGTGCGAGAGGTGTGGCGCGACGCTCCGCTCGTTCGCGGAGGCGCAGGCCTCCTTCGAGGCGGAGGTGCCCTTCGAACGCTTCGAGGCGGGCGTGGAGCGGGCCCGCGAGAAGCAGCCCCAGGCACGGAGTGAGCCGGCGCCCAGCACGCGCTGGGTCCGGCCGCTGATGGCGGTGGCGGCGTCGGTGGGGGTGCTGGTGTTGGCGCGGCCGATGCTGGAGCGCGGCGGGGTTTCGGATCCGGTGGCGGGCAACCGGCTCAAGGGCGGCGCGAGCGCGGAGCTGCGCATCGGTGGCGGCGGGGAACCACAGCGCGTGGCGAGCGTGGACGCGCCGGAGGGGCTGCGGCCCGGGGAGCGGGTGCGGCTGGGCTATTCAGCGGAGGCGTTCCGCTATGTGGCGGCGCTGTCGGTGGATGCGCAGGGTGAGGTGACGCCGCTGTATCCCGAGTCCGGCGACAGCCTGTCGGTCGAGCCGGGCGCCGGACAGCACTGGCTGCCAGAGAGCGTGGAGTTCACCGGCGCGGGCGCGGAGCGCGTGGTGCTGGTCCTGACGGACACGCCTGTGTCGATGGACACGTTGAGCGACGCGGCCCGGAAGGCCTTCGCGGCGGCGGGGCGGGACGTCACGCGCATGGCCCCGCTGGATGTGGCGGGAGCGCAGACGCAGTGGGTCCTGCTGAAGCCATGA